A genomic stretch from Capsicum annuum cultivar UCD-10X-F1 unplaced genomic scaffold, UCD10Xv1.1 ctg81918, whole genome shotgun sequence includes:
- the LOC124885468 gene encoding auxin-induced protein 15A-like codes for MAIRMPRIIKKSSTTGDVPKGHFAVYVGEKQKKRFVIPISFLSQPLFQDLLSPAEEEFGFDHPMGGVTIPCREDVFIDITYRLSRI; via the coding sequence ATGGCTATTCGTATGCCTCGTATAATCAAGAAATCCTCTACAACTGGAGATGTTCCAAAAGGCCACTTTGCTGTTTATGTTGGTGAAAAGCAGAAGAAGAGATTTGTAATCCCGATATCATTCTTGAGCCAACCTTTATTTCAAGACTTGCTTAGTCCAGCTGAGGAAGAATTTGGCTTTGATCATCCAATGGGCGGTGTCACAATTCCTTGCAGAGAGGATGTGTTCATTGATATTACATATCGCTTGAGTAGGATCTGA